One Patescibacteria group bacterium genomic region harbors:
- a CDS encoding winged helix-turn-helix transcriptional regulator, producing the protein MPEENQTQPSEEKPAVAETKPETQEPPKETAAIESTNKQDEQSEPQPTTTPDKPTASPQSEVTQPTTLITENPSTPPTQSASSADKPSSAPENGTAADKPAPDSLQPGPEPGSQSVKPASAPAQPPNQNQNIIQNLLVKARAKLQERRQKRLDKILAALQEKDKLSNKEIRQLVKKSRNTVIRYLDILEKQGKVRQVGKQGKYTFYELVK; encoded by the coding sequence ATGCCCGAAGAAAATCAAACTCAACCTTCAGAGGAAAAACCGGCTGTGGCAGAAACTAAACCAGAAACCCAAGAACCACCCAAAGAAACAGCCGCCATAGAATCAACCAACAAGCAAGATGAGCAATCAGAACCTCAACCCACCACCACTCCAGACAAACCAACAGCATCTCCCCAGTCAGAAGTTACTCAACCGACTACTCTAATAACTGAAAATCCATCAACCCCGCCAACCCAATCCGCCTCTTCAGCGGACAAGCCCAGCTCCGCTCCAGAAAATGGAACTGCCGCGGATAAGCCAGCACCAGATAGTCTTCAACCGGGCCCAGAGCCAGGGTCTCAATCAGTGAAACCAGCCTCGGCGCCAGCTCAACCTCCCAACCAAAATCAGAATATCATCCAAAACCTTCTTGTCAAAGCCCGAGCCAAGCTCCAAGAAAGAAGGCAGAAAAGATTAGACAAAATTTTAGCGGCTTTGCAGGAAAAAGACAAACTATCAAACAAAGAAATCAGGCAGTTGGTAAAGAAATCAAGGAATACAGTTATTAGGTACCTGGATATCCTAGAAAAACAGGGTAAAGTCAGACAAGTTGGTAAACAGGGTAAATATACTTTTTATGAGCTAGTAAAATAA
- the lexA gene encoding transcriptional repressor LexA gives MSTITKRQKEIYDYVKKYIEEKEYSPTFEEIKKHFRLKALSGVYQHVDALVKKGMLIKNEHSARGVELKKDEIIQVPLSGTISAGQPIEAIEMPGETIAVNQNEINRFSNLYALRVQGNSMIDEGIFDGDVVVIRKQEFAENGETVVAIIDDNEATLKKLYREKDRFRLQPCNPTLFPFYRKEVEIRGVVVKIIRNLQSPIKKEKVSDDELTRRIDYSWDFKGEKTKPYTHGFHTYPAMFIPQVAKRLLQNYSKEGDTICDIFCGSGTALIESRLLGRNSYGIDLNPLAIFLAKVKTTEIDPKKLTKEYFTLLDRIEKIKDKEIQRPNFFNIDFWFKEPVIIQLAKIKKAIKSIKDRKVRNFFLVCLSETVRLASNTKNGEFKLVRIKKDKLKDYNPDVLGIFKKRAELNINGMTEFYRDVNKKIWAKPIFGDSSRGNGIKANSIDCIITSPPYGDSRTTVAYGQFSRLSAQWIDIFKEPNKASGVDNELLGGKATKDLEHNLQSEYLDEVLDKISKKDEKRAKDVLSFYVDLNKCLERAYKILKPSKYFCLVIGNRLVKQVRIPTDFIITELGESVGFSCEDIVVRNIPGKRMPMKNSPTNVAGELEETMNKESIVILRKN, from the coding sequence ATGTCCACAATTACCAAACGACAAAAAGAAATTTATGACTATGTAAAAAAATATATTGAGGAGAAGGAATACTCCCCTACTTTTGAGGAGATAAAAAAACACTTTCGGCTGAAAGCGCTTTCCGGTGTGTATCAGCATGTTGACGCCCTAGTCAAAAAAGGTATGTTGATCAAAAATGAGCATAGCGCGCGGGGTGTGGAACTGAAAAAAGATGAAATAATTCAAGTTCCTTTGTCAGGCACTATTAGCGCGGGACAGCCAATTGAGGCAATTGAAATGCCTGGTGAAACAATCGCGGTTAACCAGAACGAAATTAACAGATTTTCTAATCTCTATGCTTTAAGAGTTCAGGGTAATAGCATGATTGATGAAGGAATTTTTGACGGGGATGTTGTTGTTATCAGAAAACAGGAATTCGCAGAGAATGGCGAAACCGTGGTTGCTATTATTGATGATAATGAAGCGACTTTAAAAAAACTTTATCGCGAAAAAGATAGGTTCAGATTACAGCCCTGCAATCCAACCCTATTTCCTTTTTACCGTAAAGAAGTAGAAATCCGAGGGGTGGTTGTAAAAATAATCAGAAATTTGCAAAGTCCTATTAAAAAAGAAAAGGTTAGCGATGATGAGCTCACCAGGCGAATTGATTATTCTTGGGATTTTAAGGGTGAAAAAACCAAACCCTACACTCATGGATTCCACACTTATCCGGCTATGTTTATCCCCCAAGTCGCCAAACGGCTTTTGCAGAATTACAGCAAAGAGGGTGATACTATCTGTGATATTTTTTGCGGTTCTGGGACGGCTTTAATTGAAAGCCGATTATTGGGAAGAAATTCTTATGGAATTGATTTAAATCCTTTGGCTATTTTTTTAGCGAAAGTTAAAACAACTGAAATAGATCCTAAAAAATTAACAAAAGAATACTTTACATTATTAGACAGAATCGAAAAAATAAAAGACAAGGAAATTCAAAGGCCAAATTTTTTTAATATTGATTTTTGGTTTAAAGAGCCGGTGATTATCCAGTTGGCGAAAATTAAAAAAGCGATTAAAAGCATTAAAGATAGAAAAGTTAGAAATTTTTTCTTGGTTTGTCTTAGCGAAACAGTTCGCCTGGCTTCCAATACTAAAAATGGGGAGTTTAAGCTGGTTAGAATTAAAAAAGACAAATTGAAAGATTATAACCCGGATGTTTTAGGAATTTTTAAAAAGAGGGCGGAATTAAATATAAACGGAATGACTGAGTTTTACAGGGATGTCAACAAAAAAATCTGGGCTAAGCCAATCTTTGGGGACTCTTCCAGGGGTAATGGCATAAAAGCTAATTCTATTGATTGCATCATCACTTCTCCGCCCTATGGCGACAGCCGGACAACTGTGGCTTACGGCCAATTTTCCAGATTATCCGCCCAGTGGATAGACATTTTTAAGGAGCCAAACAAAGCGTCCGGGGTTGACAACGAACTGCTTGGCGGCAAGGCAACCAAAGATCTTGAACATAATCTCCAATCAGAATATTTAGATGAAGTTTTGGACAAGATTTCCAAAAAGGATGAAAAAAGAGCTAAGGATGTTTTGAGTTTTTATGTTGATTTAAATAAATGCCTTGAACGGGCCTACAAAATTTTAAAACCAAGTAAATATTTTTGTTTAGTGATTGGCAATCGTTTAGTAAAACAAGTACGAATCCCCACAGATTTTATTATTACCGAATTAGGGGAAAGTGTAGGGTTCTCATGCGAGGATATTGTTGTTAGAAACATACCAGGGAAAAGAATGCCAATGAAAAACTCGCCAACAAATGTTGCTGGCGAGTTAGAGGAGACAATGAATAAGGAAAGTATTGTTATTTTAAGAAAAAATTAA
- a CDS encoding Bro-N domain-containing protein, with the protein MDKKISAITKIAIFRKKEIRKTIYNNEWWFSVIDVCGALTDSIDAGAYWRKLKQRLKEESDEVVTFCHGLKLEAPDGKKYATDCANTEGVFRLIQSIPSPKAEPFKRWLARVGYERVKEIEDPELATKRTRILYKLKGYSDGWIEKRMRGIAIREELTDEWQKRGAQEQRDYEILTAEISKATFDLTPSQYKKYKNLKRENLRDHMNDLELIFTMLGERATTEIHRTENSKGLPKLKADSNAGGDIAGGARKKLEKRLGKPIASRENYLKKPEDRKKLK; encoded by the coding sequence ATGGATAAAAAAATAAGCGCGATAACAAAGATCGCAATCTTTCGCAAAAAAGAAATCAGGAAAACTATTTACAATAATGAATGGTGGTTTTCGGTTATTGATGTGTGCGGAGCATTAACGGATAGCATTGACGCAGGGGCATATTGGAGAAAACTAAAACAACGGCTAAAAGAAGAAAGCGATGAGGTCGTGACATTTTGTCACGGACTGAAATTAGAAGCGCCTGATGGCAAAAAATATGCCACAGATTGCGCTAATACCGAAGGCGTTTTTCGACTAATTCAGTCAATCCCCAGCCCCAAAGCCGAGCCGTTCAAGCGCTGGTTGGCTAGGGTTGGCTATGAACGGGTAAAAGAGATTGAGGATCCAGAGCTGGCTACTAAAAGAACAAGGATACTGTATAAACTTAAAGGATATAGTGATGGCTGGATTGAGAAAAGAATGCGCGGCATTGCCATTCGCGAGGAATTAACTGATGAGTGGCAAAAACGGGGAGCACAAGAGCAAAGGGACTATGAAATTTTAACCGCGGAGATTTCCAAAGCGACTTTTGACCTGACGCCAAGCCAGTATAAAAAGTATAAAAATTTAAAAAGAGAAAATCTGCGGGACCACATGAACGACTTGGAATTAATTTTTACTATGCTGGGTGAGCGCGCCACAACAGAAATCCATCGAACGGAAAATTCAAAAGGGCTGCCAAAGCTGAAAGCCGATTCCAATGCTGGCGGCGATATTGCCGGCGGCGCGAGAAAGAAATTAGAAAAACGGCTTGGCAAGCCAATTGCCAGCCGAGAAAATTATCTCAAGAAACCGGAGGATAGAAAGAAATTAAAATAG